In Massilia antarctica, the following are encoded in one genomic region:
- a CDS encoding alpha/beta fold hydrolase, giving the protein MTHSPAPGFIRTTDCVDLFYRDWGSGAPVLFVGGWSLPSDAWNYQMLALSRQGLRCIAFDRRGHGRSSDPGKGYDFDTLAGDLAAVIDTLDLHGVTLVAHSMGCNEVVRYLSRFGGARVARIVLMGPMTPMIMRSDDNPQGLDGALFEFFREQQLNGDFPRWIDDNALPFLTPDASPGMVRWLRQLALACSHKALHDCHVAVQHADMREELARVALPALIIAGVLDVSAPLELTARPTAALIEGARLAVYDDAAHGMFVTHAARVNADLLEFIGAAA; this is encoded by the coding sequence ATGACCCATTCCCCCGCCCCCGGCTTTATCCGCACCACCGATTGCGTCGACCTGTTTTACCGCGACTGGGGTAGCGGCGCGCCGGTGCTGTTCGTGGGCGGCTGGTCGCTGCCGTCGGATGCATGGAATTACCAGATGCTGGCGCTGTCGCGGCAAGGGTTGCGCTGCATTGCATTCGACCGTCGCGGGCATGGCCGCTCCAGCGATCCGGGCAAGGGCTACGACTTCGATACCCTGGCCGGCGACCTGGCCGCCGTGATCGACACGCTCGACCTGCACGGCGTGACCCTGGTCGCGCATTCGATGGGCTGCAATGAGGTGGTGCGCTATCTGAGCCGGTTTGGCGGTGCGCGGGTGGCGCGGATTGTGTTGATGGGGCCAATGACGCCGATGATCATGCGCTCCGACGACAATCCGCAAGGCCTTGACGGCGCGCTGTTCGAGTTCTTTCGCGAGCAGCAGCTCAATGGCGATTTCCCGCGCTGGATCGACGACAACGCGCTGCCCTTCCTGACGCCGGATGCCTCGCCGGGAATGGTGCGCTGGCTGCGCCAGCTGGCGCTGGCGTGCTCGCACAAGGCGCTGCACGATTGCCACGTGGCGGTCCAGCATGCGGACATGCGCGAGGAACTGGCGCGGGTGGCGCTGCCGGCCTTGATCATCGCGGGGGTGCTCGATGTCAGCGCGCCGCTGGAGCTGACCGCGCGCCCTACCGCGGCGCTGATCGAAGGGGCGCGCCTGGCGGTGTACGACGATGCGGCGCACGGGATGTTCGTGACGCATGCGGCGCGGGTGAACGCGGATCTGCTGGAGTTTATCGGTGCGGCCGCATAG
- a CDS encoding lipase secretion chaperone: MSAPTQWKRLGAGALVASALYVAYPKPEVAAVAAAPPHTDPFAFVRSMEGTRPDGDLRQSAEGRLVVDAELGHLFDYYLAGLGEKDLQAIRAEIERELDRRLAPGPAAQAKRLLASYLDYKRALADAEKSLVPLADLAKSARARLELKQRLRPQFFSAADAAGLFGAADAYDADALARLDIDQNGALTPEQRELQLAALDKRMPAALRDDREAPTRVMRTEASVQKLRAQGAGDDEVYRLRAAAFSPEAAGRLADLDREESAWKGRITAYLAQRASLGAAPEAMLQKVRDQHFSAEEQRRLGAYE; the protein is encoded by the coding sequence ATGAGCGCACCTACGCAATGGAAAAGGTTGGGCGCCGGCGCCCTGGTGGCAAGCGCGCTGTATGTCGCTTATCCCAAGCCGGAGGTGGCCGCCGTGGCGGCGGCGCCGCCGCACACGGACCCGTTTGCGTTCGTGCGCTCGATGGAAGGCACCAGGCCGGACGGCGACCTGCGCCAGAGCGCCGAAGGCCGGCTGGTGGTCGATGCCGAACTGGGGCATTTGTTCGACTACTATCTGGCCGGCCTGGGCGAAAAGGATTTGCAAGCCATCCGCGCTGAAATCGAGCGCGAGCTGGACCGTCGCCTGGCGCCCGGCCCGGCGGCCCAGGCCAAGCGCCTGCTGGCCAGCTATCTCGATTACAAGCGGGCGCTGGCCGATGCGGAAAAGTCCCTGGTGCCGTTGGCCGACCTGGCCAAGTCGGCGCGCGCGCGGCTGGAACTGAAGCAGCGCCTGCGGCCTCAGTTTTTCAGCGCCGCCGACGCAGCCGGCTTGTTCGGCGCCGCCGACGCCTACGATGCCGATGCGCTGGCGCGCCTGGACATCGACCAGAACGGCGCGCTCACGCCAGAGCAGCGCGAGCTGCAGCTGGCCGCGCTCGACAAGCGCATGCCGGCCGCGCTGCGCGACGACCGCGAAGCGCCGACCAGGGTGATGCGGACGGAAGCGTCGGTGCAGAAGCTGCGCGCACAAGGCGCGGGTGACGACGAAGTGTACCGGCTGCGGGCGGCGGCATTTTCGCCGGAAGCGGCCGGCCGCCTGGCCGATCTCGACCGCGAGGAAAGCGCATGGAAAGGCCGCATCACGGCCTATCTGGCGCAGCGGGCCAGCCTGGGCGCGGCGCCGGAAGCGATGCTGCAGAAGGTGCGCGACCAGCACTTTTCGGCCGAGGAGCAGCGCCGCCTGGGGGCCTACGAGTAA
- a CDS encoding S8 family peptidase has protein sequence MKHSQSKYPSFLKFCVAAVITAGPVFAHASVGDMTISAKAEPAATSTDRMIVKYKETGPVVPGATLMAGPSQARLAIVQRSGQQFGLTMKALHTTANGAHVLKLDKKMDVKDVAAIAKDLMERDASIEYAEPDRIMHPMFTPNDPRYAEQWHYSDTTGGLRLPAAWDIATGSGVVVAVIDTGFRPHADLAGQFVPGYDFITDTAISNDGNGRDSDASDPGDAVAAGECGNGKPLQAQSSSWHGTHVAGTIAAKTNNGLGVAGVAFNAKVLPLRVLGKCGGYTSDIADAITWASGGTVAGVPANPNKARVINMSLGGGGACDTTTQTAINGARSRGTVVIVAAGNDNMNVSNASPANCSGVVAIAATTKAGGRASYSNYGTLIDVAAPGGDTGALILSTLNAGSTAPGADSYASYAGTSMATPHVAGVAALMLSVNPALTPDDIESKLKSTARAFPGTCNSCGTGIVDALAAVKSAGGTTPPAGTTINETEANNTMASANAVTVSGTVVKGNMGTSSDSDYFAVQVPAGKTLSAALTIGSSSADYDLYVYNSAGTQVASSENGAGVVDSLSTTNTGTTTVTRYVRVMYYSGGTGATSGAYSLKLSW, from the coding sequence ATGAAGCATTCGCAATCGAAGTACCCATCCTTTTTGAAATTTTGCGTCGCCGCCGTGATCACGGCCGGCCCGGTCTTCGCGCACGCCAGCGTGGGCGATATGACCATCAGCGCCAAGGCCGAGCCTGCTGCCACCAGCACCGACCGCATGATCGTCAAATACAAGGAAACCGGCCCTGTCGTGCCGGGCGCTACCCTCATGGCAGGTCCGAGCCAGGCACGTCTGGCGATCGTCCAGCGTTCCGGCCAGCAGTTCGGCCTGACCATGAAGGCGCTGCACACCACCGCCAATGGCGCCCATGTTCTCAAGCTCGACAAGAAAATGGACGTGAAGGACGTGGCCGCCATCGCGAAGGACTTGATGGAGCGCGATGCCAGCATCGAGTACGCTGAGCCGGACCGCATCATGCACCCCATGTTCACGCCGAACGATCCGCGTTACGCGGAGCAGTGGCACTACAGCGACACCACGGGCGGCCTGCGCCTGCCGGCGGCCTGGGATATCGCCACCGGCAGCGGCGTCGTCGTCGCCGTCATCGATACCGGCTTCCGTCCGCACGCCGACCTGGCCGGCCAGTTCGTGCCAGGCTACGACTTCATCACCGACACCGCCATCTCCAACGACGGCAACGGCCGCGACAGCGATGCCAGCGATCCGGGCGACGCCGTCGCCGCCGGCGAGTGCGGCAACGGCAAGCCGCTGCAGGCGCAATCGTCGAGCTGGCACGGTACCCACGTGGCTGGCACCATCGCCGCCAAGACCAACAATGGTCTGGGCGTCGCCGGCGTCGCCTTCAACGCCAAGGTCCTGCCACTGCGCGTACTGGGCAAATGCGGCGGTTACACCTCCGACATCGCCGATGCGATCACCTGGGCGTCGGGCGGAACCGTCGCCGGCGTGCCAGCCAATCCCAACAAGGCGCGCGTGATCAATATGTCGCTCGGCGGCGGTGGCGCTTGCGACACCACGACCCAGACCGCCATCAACGGCGCCCGTTCGCGCGGCACCGTGGTGATCGTCGCTGCCGGTAACGACAACATGAACGTCAGTAACGCGAGCCCGGCGAACTGCTCGGGTGTGGTGGCGATTGCCGCGACCACCAAGGCCGGCGGGCGTGCTTCGTACTCGAACTACGGCACCCTGATCGACGTTGCCGCGCCTGGTGGCGACACCGGCGCCCTGATCCTGTCGACCCTGAACGCCGGCAGCACCGCGCCGGGCGCCGACAGCTACGCCAGCTATGCCGGTACCTCGATGGCGACCCCGCACGTGGCAGGTGTTGCCGCGCTGATGCTGTCGGTTAACCCAGCCTTGACCCCGGACGACATCGAAAGCAAGCTGAAGTCGACCGCACGTGCCTTCCCGGGTACCTGCAACAGCTGCGGCACCGGTATCGTCGATGCGCTGGCGGCCGTGAAGTCGGCTGGCGGCACCACGCCACCGGCAGGCACGACCATCAACGAAACCGAAGCCAATAACACGATGGCCTCGGCCAACGCGGTGACGGTCAGCGGCACTGTCGTCAAAGGCAACATGGGGACGAGTTCCGACTCCGACTACTTCGCTGTTCAAGTGCCAGCTGGCAAAACGCTGTCGGCAGCACTGACCATCGGCAGCAGCAGCGCCGACTACGATCTGTATGTCTACAACAGCGCGGGCACGCAGGTCGCTTCCAGCGAAAACGGTGCCGGCGTGGTCGACAGCCTCTCCACCACCAACACCGGCACCACCACCGTCACCCGTTATGTGCGCGTGATGTACTACAGCGGCGGCACGGGTGCCACCAGCGGCGCCTACTCGCTGAAACTGTCGTGGTAA
- a CDS encoding TonB-dependent receptor — protein sequence MIKMSKMHKRVIGAHGAVLALTALLPIASAMAQAQAAPELQTVTVTAQRRTENIKEVPVSVSMLKDEKLDVIVSGGQDIRVLAGKVPSLNVESSNGRTFPRFYIRGYGNTDFNTFASQPVSLIYDDVVQENPILKGFPIFDLAGVEVLRGPQGTLFGRNTPAGVVKFESEKPKLDKFGGYYNASIATHNTVNLDGAVNVPLSKEWAARFSTLRQHRDDFVDNTFTGQDNALEGYNEHAERLQVLYNPGAGFNALFNAHQRSTTGSSRLFRANIIKKGTNELVDGFDADKIANNGLNFQALRTNGANVRLSWDLGAVKLYSVTGYEGVDHYLSRGDIDGGVPTGPGVIPFQVETAGGIADVKQYSQEFRVESKNSGPMNWQAGVYYYSEDANGFSNNYNSTTGAQTSHLASHQKNTAWAGFGSVNYAVSDAFTLRGGLRYTNDKKDFNTVSAVNVVQIGPAAVGESSNKANWDVSGTYKLNKDVNVYARVATGFRAPSIAAASASVPITVADAETITSVEAGVKADLLNRRARVAFSLYDYRVKNQQLTVVGGNSNVNRLINAAKTNGRGAELDFEGFVTSNFKVSAGGSYNFTEIRDGSLSVNKCAQCTITNPVNAAGRVVIDGNPLPQAPTWIVNGTARYSMEVGEGQLFVFTDWAYRSKINFFLYEAKEFTGKPLVEGGLRVGYTWDSGKYEVAAYGRNITGTERIVGAIDFNNLTGFTNEPRLWGVQFKGNF from the coding sequence ATGATCAAGATGTCCAAGATGCACAAGCGTGTTATCGGCGCGCACGGCGCCGTGCTGGCCCTGACCGCACTGCTGCCGATCGCCTCGGCCATGGCCCAGGCCCAAGCCGCTCCGGAACTGCAAACCGTCACCGTGACGGCCCAGCGCCGTACCGAGAACATCAAGGAAGTGCCGGTGTCGGTCAGCATGCTCAAGGATGAGAAGCTCGACGTGATCGTTTCCGGCGGCCAGGACATTCGCGTGCTGGCCGGTAAAGTGCCGAGCCTGAACGTGGAATCGTCGAACGGGCGCACCTTCCCGCGTTTTTACATCCGCGGTTACGGCAATACCGACTTCAACACCTTCGCGTCCCAGCCGGTGTCGCTGATTTACGACGACGTCGTGCAAGAAAACCCGATCCTGAAAGGCTTCCCGATTTTCGACCTGGCCGGCGTGGAAGTGCTGCGCGGTCCGCAGGGCACCCTGTTCGGCCGCAATACGCCGGCTGGCGTGGTCAAGTTTGAATCGGAAAAGCCGAAGCTCGACAAATTCGGCGGTTACTACAACGCGTCCATCGCGACCCACAACACGGTCAACCTCGATGGCGCCGTGAACGTGCCGCTGAGCAAAGAATGGGCGGCGCGCTTCTCCACCCTGCGCCAGCACCGCGACGATTTCGTCGACAACACCTTCACCGGCCAGGACAATGCGCTGGAAGGCTACAACGAGCACGCCGAACGCCTGCAAGTGCTGTACAACCCGGGCGCCGGCTTCAATGCCCTGTTCAATGCGCACCAGCGTTCGACTACGGGCAGCTCGCGTTTGTTCCGCGCCAATATCATCAAAAAAGGCACGAACGAGCTGGTCGACGGTTTCGATGCCGACAAGATCGCCAACAATGGCCTGAACTTCCAGGCCTTGCGCACCAACGGCGCCAACGTGCGCCTGTCGTGGGACCTGGGCGCGGTCAAGCTGTACTCGGTGACCGGCTATGAAGGCGTGGACCACTACCTGAGCCGCGGCGACATCGACGGCGGCGTGCCCACCGGCCCCGGAGTGATCCCGTTTCAGGTTGAAACCGCCGGCGGCATCGCCGACGTCAAGCAATACAGCCAGGAATTCCGGGTCGAGTCCAAGAACAGCGGCCCGATGAATTGGCAGGCTGGTGTGTACTACTATAGTGAAGACGCCAACGGTTTCAGCAATAACTACAACAGCACGACCGGCGCGCAAACCTCGCACCTGGCCAGCCACCAGAAGAATACCGCCTGGGCGGGCTTCGGCTCGGTCAACTACGCTGTCAGCGATGCATTCACCCTGCGCGGCGGCCTGCGCTATACCAACGACAAGAAGGATTTCAACACCGTGTCGGCGGTCAATGTGGTGCAGATCGGACCGGCCGCGGTCGGCGAAAGCAGCAACAAGGCCAACTGGGACGTGAGCGGCACCTATAAGCTGAACAAGGACGTCAATGTGTACGCGCGCGTGGCAACCGGTTTCCGTGCGCCGAGTATCGCGGCGGCCTCGGCCTCGGTGCCGATCACCGTGGCCGACGCCGAAACCATCACCTCGGTGGAAGCGGGTGTGAAAGCCGACCTGCTGAACCGGCGCGCGCGCGTGGCCTTCAGCCTGTACGACTACCGGGTCAAGAACCAGCAGCTGACCGTGGTCGGCGGCAACTCCAACGTCAACCGCCTGATCAACGCGGCCAAGACCAACGGCCGTGGTGCCGAGCTCGACTTTGAAGGCTTCGTAACCAGCAACTTCAAGGTCTCGGCCGGCGGCAGCTACAACTTCACCGAAATCCGCGACGGCAGCTTGTCGGTCAACAAGTGCGCGCAGTGCACCATCACCAATCCGGTCAATGCGGCCGGCCGCGTCGTGATCGATGGCAATCCATTGCCGCAGGCACCGACATGGATCGTGAACGGTACCGCGCGCTATTCGATGGAAGTGGGCGAAGGCCAACTGTTCGTGTTCACCGACTGGGCTTACCGCAGCAAGATCAATTTCTTCCTGTACGAAGCGAAAGAATTCACCGGCAAGCCGCTGGTCGAAGGCGGCCTGCGCGTGGGCTACACCTGGGATAGCGGCAAGTATGAAGTGGCAGCGTATGGCCGCAACATCACCGGCACCGAGCGCATCGTCGGCGCTATCGACTTCAACAACCTGACCGGCTTCACCAACGAGCCGCGCCTGTGGGGCGTTCAGTTCAAGGGCAACTTCTAA
- a CDS encoding glycerate kinase type-2 family protein, translating into MTDTSAQRALLLELFHSALAAVDPLAVLAPHLPAPPKGRTIVIGAGKAAARMAQAVERHWQGEIGGLVVTRYGHGAPTRHIEVIEAGHPVPDQASTTAARRMLALVRGLGEDDLVLCLMSGGGSALLSLPAPGMTLDDKRDLTRRLLACGAPIGEINCVRRHLSAIKGGRLALACHPARVVTLVVSDVPGDDPAVVASGPTIPDGSSAADALAVLGKYGIAVSPAVRAVLEDAALAAPAIGDARLRGNRAVVIATAQQALDAAAGAARAAGYTPLILSGCMEGEAREVAIVHAGIARQVAAYGQPVPAPCVILSGGETTVTVRGGGRGGRNAEFLLALAIALKGMAGVHAIACDSDGIDGTENNAGALLDPHSLARAALAGVDAGARLIDNDGYSFFAALGDLVVTGPTRTNVNDFRAILVEARAG; encoded by the coding sequence ATGACCGATACCAGCGCCCAGCGTGCCTTGCTCCTTGAGCTGTTTCACAGCGCGCTGGCGGCGGTCGACCCGCTGGCGGTGCTGGCGCCGCACCTGCCGGCCCCGCCCAAGGGGCGCACCATCGTCATCGGCGCCGGCAAGGCCGCCGCGCGCATGGCGCAGGCGGTCGAGCGGCACTGGCAGGGCGAGATCGGCGGCCTGGTCGTGACGCGCTACGGCCACGGGGCGCCGACCCGGCATATCGAGGTGATCGAAGCGGGCCATCCGGTGCCGGACCAGGCCAGCACCACAGCCGCGCGGCGCATGCTGGCGCTGGTGCGCGGCCTGGGCGAGGACGACCTGGTGCTGTGCCTCATGTCCGGCGGCGGCTCGGCGCTGCTGTCCTTGCCCGCGCCCGGCATGACGCTTGACGACAAGCGCGACCTGACCCGCCGCTTGCTGGCTTGCGGCGCGCCGATCGGCGAGATCAATTGCGTGCGCCGCCACCTGTCCGCGATCAAGGGTGGACGCCTGGCGCTGGCCTGCCATCCGGCGCGCGTGGTGACCCTGGTGGTGTCCGACGTGCCGGGAGACGATCCGGCGGTGGTGGCGTCCGGACCCACCATCCCGGACGGCAGCAGCGCCGCCGATGCGCTGGCGGTGCTGGGCAAATACGGCATTGCCGTCTCGCCCGCGGTGCGCGCGGTGCTGGAAGATGCGGCGCTGGCCGCGCCGGCAATCGGCGATGCGCGCCTGCGCGGCAATCGGGCGGTCGTCATCGCCACCGCCCAGCAGGCGCTCGACGCGGCAGCCGGCGCGGCGCGCGCGGCCGGCTACACGCCGCTGATCCTGAGCGGGTGCATGGAAGGCGAGGCGCGTGAAGTCGCCATCGTCCACGCGGGCATTGCGCGCCAGGTGGCCGCGTACGGGCAGCCGGTGCCTGCGCCGTGCGTGATCCTGTCGGGCGGCGAGACCACGGTCACCGTGCGCGGCGGCGGGCGCGGAGGGCGCAATGCGGAGTTTCTGCTGGCGCTCGCCATCGCGCTCAAGGGCATGGCTGGTGTGCATGCGATTGCCTGCGATAGCGACGGCATCGATGGCACCGAGAACAACGCGGGGGCGTTGCTCGATCCGCACTCGCTGGCCCGCGCCGCGCTGGCCGGGGTGGATGCGGGCGCGCGCCTGATCGACAACGACGGCTACAGCTTTTTCGCGGCGTTGGGCGACTTGGTGGTGACGGGGCCCACCCGCACCAACGTCAACGACTTCCGCGCGATCCTGGTCGAGGCGCGGGCCGGTTGA
- a CDS encoding helix-turn-helix domain-containing protein, producing the protein MTTASESTPSRDQYFGDFSAALRYWRGKRGYSQLHLSSVSEVSQRHISFLESGRAHPSRELILKLGVALEVPLRQRNIMLLAAGFAPAYQERTLSDPELASVRQALDFMLAQQAPYPALVVDRLWNLQLHNEPAARLFGWLLGLPAGQAIPGNGALNVLRLMLDPAGLRPYLVNWEAVCADALHWIQREAMGDGPGSEATTLLAELAALPGIDTIGAAAHPPNLDRRALPFLPLTIRKDDIELNVFTTITTMGTPHDVTVHELRIESFFPADEGSKAWFIEKNVALRSRRA; encoded by the coding sequence ATGACCACAGCAAGCGAATCGACTCCCTCGCGCGACCAGTACTTCGGCGATTTTTCTGCGGCGCTGCGCTACTGGCGCGGCAAGCGCGGCTACAGCCAGCTGCACCTGTCCAGCGTGAGCGAGGTCTCGCAGCGCCACATCAGCTTCCTCGAAAGCGGGCGCGCGCATCCGAGCAGGGAATTGATCCTCAAGCTCGGCGTGGCGCTCGAGGTGCCGCTCAGGCAGCGCAACATCATGCTGCTGGCCGCCGGCTTCGCTCCCGCCTACCAGGAGCGCACCTTGTCCGACCCCGAACTGGCCTCGGTGCGGCAAGCGCTCGACTTCATGCTGGCGCAGCAGGCGCCGTATCCGGCGCTGGTGGTCGACCGCCTGTGGAATCTGCAGCTCCACAACGAACCCGCCGCCCGCCTGTTCGGCTGGCTGCTCGGCTTGCCCGCCGGCCAGGCCATCCCCGGCAACGGCGCCCTCAACGTGCTCAGGCTGATGCTCGACCCCGCCGGCCTGCGCCCGTATCTGGTCAACTGGGAAGCCGTGTGCGCCGATGCGCTGCACTGGATCCAGCGCGAAGCCATGGGCGACGGCCCCGGCAGCGAAGCGACCACCCTGCTGGCCGAACTGGCCGCCTTGCCCGGCATCGACACGATCGGCGCGGCCGCCCATCCGCCCAACCTCGACCGGCGCGCGCTGCCGTTCCTGCCGCTGACGATCCGCAAGGACGACATCGAACTGAACGTGTTTACCACCATCACCACCATGGGTACGCCGCACGATGTCACCGTGCATGAATTGCGGATTGAATCGTTTTTTCCCGCCGATGAAGGCAGCAAAGCGTGGTTTATTGAAAAAAATGTTGCGTTAAGATCACGCCGCGCCTGA
- a CDS encoding lipase family alpha/beta hydrolase has product MKNRFWKCLSVFLIAILVVPTQALAAGYTQTKYPIVLVHGLFGFEKLGPIEYFYQIPSALRSGGAQVFTVTVSGANSTEVRGEQLLSQVKQIMAATGAAKVNLIGHSHGGPTVRYVASVAPNLVASVSSVAGVNKGSAIADILTGNAPNVGNALANAVAAVMDFLSGRSGLPQDGAAALKSLTTAGSLAFNTRHPQGVPTTACGEGANHVNGVYYFSWSGAKPYTNMFDAIDPFLALTGLAFGGKNDGLVSSCSSHLGRVIRDDYAMNHLDEVNQFIGIVNLFETSPVTVFRQQANRLQALGL; this is encoded by the coding sequence ATGAAGAATCGCTTTTGGAAGTGCCTGTCCGTTTTTCTCATCGCCATCCTCGTCGTTCCCACCCAGGCCCTGGCCGCGGGTTACACGCAAACCAAATACCCCATTGTGCTCGTGCACGGCCTGTTCGGCTTCGAGAAACTGGGGCCGATCGAGTACTTTTACCAGATCCCCTCGGCGCTGCGCAGCGGCGGGGCCCAGGTGTTTACCGTCACCGTCTCGGGCGCCAACAGTACCGAAGTGCGCGGCGAACAATTGCTCTCGCAAGTGAAGCAGATCATGGCCGCCACCGGCGCCGCCAAGGTCAATCTGATCGGCCATAGCCATGGCGGACCGACCGTGCGCTACGTCGCCTCGGTGGCGCCGAATCTGGTCGCTTCGGTCAGCTCGGTGGCCGGCGTGAACAAGGGCTCGGCGATTGCCGACATCCTGACCGGCAACGCCCCCAATGTGGGCAATGCGCTGGCCAACGCGGTGGCTGCGGTGATGGACTTCCTGTCCGGCCGCTCCGGCTTGCCGCAGGATGGCGCAGCCGCGCTCAAGTCGCTCACCACAGCCGGCTCGCTCGCCTTTAACACCCGCCATCCGCAGGGCGTGCCGACCACCGCCTGCGGCGAAGGCGCCAACCATGTCAACGGCGTGTATTACTTCTCGTGGAGCGGCGCCAAGCCCTACACCAATATGTTCGACGCAATCGACCCGTTCCTGGCGCTCACCGGACTGGCCTTCGGCGGCAAGAACGATGGCCTGGTCAGCAGCTGCTCCAGCCACCTCGGACGCGTGATCCGCGATGACTACGCCATGAACCACCTCGATGAAGTGAACCAGTTCATCGGCATTGTCAACCTGTTCGAAACCAGCCCGGTGACCGTGTTCCGTCAGCAAGCGAACCGCCTGCAGGCGCTCGGCCTGTAA